The following coding sequences are from one Plasmodium knowlesi strain H genome assembly, chromosome: 9 window:
- a CDS encoding ribosomal protein S15, apicoplast, putative has translation MKRIRTCLALLLVLHVQLPLGVLFCHGFILDNRVVSSPRGSWRTLRKRKREGSNPSSGVTTDSVYVTWAMSDGHEEMPPSRGHIPNLLEQLSEGDTEQGPSKTNVKTKAQKQKEEMEEIIKKSESIAVERSFSFNRSDIRINPELLKELITQKYRKLFQRHDKDCGSSEIQIIILTFKIFFLTEHMKRNKKDFACLRGLFKCVSKRRRLLVYLGRKNRDIFDKITDFFKIKKPLLPGTAEYYNKDLKYVHFHNTKRFKNNAERKKKVKAKNKKVQTDKILFGD, from the exons atgaaaaggatAAGGACGTGCTTAGCGCTCTTGCTAGTCCTCCACGTGCAGCTACCACTAGGTGTGCTCTTTTGCCATGGCTTCATCTTAG ATAATCGAGTGGTTTCGTCTCCCCGTGGATCATGGAGAACTCTTCGAAAAAGAAAGCGCGAAGGCAGTAACCCTTCCAGTGGGGTGACCACCGACAGTGTATACGTCACATGGGCCATGTCAGATGGACACGAAGAGATGCCCCCTTCCCGTGGTCATATACCCAACTTGCTCGAACAACTGTCAGAAGGGGACACAGAACAAGGACCATCCAAGACTAACGTAAAAACCAAGGCACAAaagcaaaaggaagaaatggaggaaattataaaaaaaagcgaaagcATAGCAGTAGAGcgttccttctcctttaacAGAAGTGACATAAGAATTAATCCG GAACTCCTAAAAGAGCTCATTACACAAAAATACCGAAAGCTCTTTCAGCGGCATGACAAAGACTGCGGCAGTAGCGAAATTCAAATTATCATTTTGAccttcaaaatatttttccttacgGAGCATatgaagaggaacaaaaag GACTTTGCCTGCTTGAGAGGCCTCTTCAAATGTGTAAGCAAACGAAGGAGGTTGCTCGTCTActtaggaaggaaaaatagagatatttttgataaaataacagatttttttaaaattaaaaaaccgCTGCTTCCAGGGACAGCTGAATATTACAACAAAGATCTGAAGTATGTTCATTTCCACAACACGAAGAGGTTTAAAAACAACGCGgaacggaagaaaaaggttaaGGCCAAGAACAAGAAGGTGCAGACggacaaaattttgtttGGCGACTGA